In the genome of Vibrio ziniensis, the window CCGTTATGAGTTTGGTCAATGGTATTTTGTTCAATGAGTAGCCGCGCATTCCCTATTTAAAGTAATCTGATAACTACTCTTTGAGTTTGAGAAGTTCGCGCTTTTCGATTAAAAAATCCATTAGCACGCGGATTTTTTTAGGCATATGTTCCCTAGAAGGAACATATAGGTAAAACCCCGGGAACGATTTACACCAAGGTGTAAGAACTCGGGTTAGCCTACCTTCGTTAATGTGTTTTTCCACCCACAAATCAATATGTTTCACTAAACCTACACCCTGTATTGCTGCCTGTAACATGCTGTGGTCATCGTTGAACACAGCATTACCTTTTGGCTCGAAGACAACGGTGTGCTTTTCGATATCAGGAGAAGTGAGCGACCAATGATCAATTGTTCCGCTTGAGGTAAAACGGTAAGCAAGGCAGTTGTGTGTTTCTAGATCCTCAGGTTTCTCCGGAATGCCATTTCTTTTGAAATAATCTGGAGAGCCAACGATTGCAGTTGTTAATGGTGGTGTAATAGGAACAGCAACCATGTGTTCATCCAAACTTATTCCTAACCGAATACCAGCATCAACGCCTTCAGCAACAATGTTAGAAAACCCATCATCCATGATTAGTTCTAAACGTATTTTGGGATAACGAGAGAGAAATTCACCGAGATGAGGTTCAATAAGAAGCCGAGCAGCGGTTCTCGAAACACTGATACGAATTAATCCTGAAGGCTCGACATGAGATTCGTTCAGTTCATTAACGATTTGCTCAATGCTTGTCAATGAAGGTTGCAAAATATCAAGTAGACGTTGACCTTCTTCAGTTAACGACATACTTCTAGTCGTTCGATTGATTAACCGAACTTGTAGTTGTTGTTCCAACGCTTTCAGGTGTTGTGATAAGGCAGCACGGGTCACCCCCATTTCTGAGGCGGCTTTAGTGAAACTGTGATGGCGAGCAATATGTGCAAACCATGTCAGTGATGAAAGTAAAGAAGGTTCTATTCGCATTTGTTAAGTATAACTAAACAGTCATGTAGGTAAATCGATATTTATCCGAAACAGTGTGTTGACTAATATTATCCCGAAGCTTAGGTCTGCCTGAGATGAACAGTTAACCTCTAATGGAGAATGTCGCTATGTCTAAAGTCACTTTCAAAAATTTAAATGGTCAAGGTATCGAGATTTCTGCGGTTATTAACTTCCCTAAAGATTTTGATGCAACTAAACAGTATGCAGCCGTTGTTGTTTCTCACCCAGGTGGTGGCGTGAAAGAGCAAACAGCAGGGTTATACGCGAGTAAACTTGCGGAAAACGGCTTAATCGCTATTGCTTTTGACCGTTCATACCAAGGTGAAAGTACAGGTCAACCTCGTCAAATGGAAAACCCTTACATTAGTACTGAAGACGTGAGTGCGGTCGTCGACTATCTAACAACATTAGAATATGTCGATAACGACAAAATTGGTGCGATGGGTATTTGTGCCGGTGCTGGTTACAGCGCAAACGCGGCTATTAATGACCGTCGCATTAAGGCTCTGGGTATGGTTAGCGCAGTAAATATCGGTCAAATGTTTCGTAATGGCTGGGATAATTCGGTTAACGATGGTGACGCAGTCGGTTACTTAGAATTTGGGTCGAATGCACGTACAACAGATGCTAATGGCTCTGAATTCGCAATCATTCCATTAGCTCCAATGCGTGAAGAAGATGCGCCAAACGCAGAATTGCGAGAAGCATGGGAGTATTACCACACGCCACGCTGTGAACATCCAAATGCTCCGGGTTTTGCTTTAACCCGAAACTTAAACCAAATCATTACGTACGACGCATACCACAAAGCGGAAGCATTTTTGACTCAACCAATTCTTGCTGTCGTTGGTAGTGAAGCAGGTAGTAAGTGGATGAGTGACGACCTATTGGGTCGTGCAGCGAGCGCCGACAAAACCTTATATGTCATCGATGGTGCGAACCACATGTCGCTCTATGATGTTGCAGAATACGTCGATGACGCTGTATCCCAACTTTCATCTTTCTTCCAACGCTCTCTCTAATATTCCCAATGAAAGGCTCGATTGCTTGAGCCTTTCTAATCTCAAGGCTTTCTACTCACAAGGCTTTTTACTTTCAAGGTATGGATTATGGACACGCAAAAAATTACTTTCAGAAATGCTGATATGGCTTGGGACATGACTGCCTTAGTTTTATTCCCAGAAGGCTTTAATGAATCGAAACGCTACCCAACAATGATAAGTGTTCATCCTTTTGGTAGTTGTAAAGAACAAACATCCAGCGCTGTCTATGGTAAGGCTCTAGCTGAGTTAGGTTACGTCGTGATCGCATTTGATGCGAGCTTTCAGGGAGAGTCGGGGGGACTGCCTCGCTACCTAGAAGACCCAAGTCAACGTGTTGAAGATATCAGTCGCGTTATCGACTATGCAGTGACCTTACGTTATGTCGATGAGAATAGAATTGGCGGACTCGGTATCTGCGGCGGTGGTGGTTACATCATCAATTCAGCTCTAACCGAGAAACGCTTGAAAGCTGTCGTAGGTATTACGCCAGTCAACTTAGGTCGCCTATTCCGTGAAGGTTTTAGCATGTACGATCCTATCGCTAACCTTGAAGCTATGGCTGCACAGCGTACCGCTGAAGCACGTGGCTCAGAATTGCAAATCAATGAACTTCTTCCTCCAAGTGTTGAATTTGCAGAAGAAAATGGATTAACAGAGCGAGATGTTTTTGAAGCGACTGAATACTATAAAACGCCACGTGGACAAGCCGAAGGTGGAGCGACTCGTATGTTGTTTTCACATGCACAGAAAACACTGAGTTGGGATGCCTTTGCGTTTGCCGAAACGTTACTAACTCAGCCTGTTATGGCTGTGGTTGGCCAAAAGATAGGGGCGTTTGGTGCCTATCGCGATGGACAAGAAATTTATGGTCGCTCTGTTCAATCACAAGACCGACAACTGGTTAATCTAAAAAATTGGTCTCACTATGAACTGTATGACCATCCTGAAGCAGTAAGTATGGCTATGGACAAGGTTTCTGCATTCCTTGAAAAGCACCTAAAGTGATCCAATAAGTTTGAAGCGTTTTGTATGGTTACAAAGCGCTTCTTTTTTAACTCCGTAAGATTTAGTTTGAAGTGGGTAGGTCAGTAATATGACACGCTGGATAATTGTAATTGCAGTACTCGCTATTGTAGCGGTCTTCGCTGTTGCTTTTGTGGTAACGCGAGTCGAAAACTCGCAGTTTTCAAAGAATAAGTTATTAACGCAAGTTGGTTCTCGTCCCGTAGCGACTCAATCTAAAGTTGCTGTAGTTGTATTTTCTCGCTCTGGAAGTACTGGTGTGCTAGCAAACCATATAGCAGATAAAAAGAATGGACATCTCTACGAGATTACAGCGGATGAGTATGATCTTGGCATTCCGGGGTGGATAAGTGCGCTGAAGGATGCTCGCAGCAATATTGCAGATATCAGTCCTGAAACTATTGATCTATCAACTTATGAAACGGTTTATTTAGGCTCGCCTATCTGGTTATACAGTCCAGCGCCACCAATATGGCAGTTTGCTAAAAATAGCGATTTCACAGGTAAAGGTGTTGTTCTATTCAATACCTTTAACAGCAAGTTTGAAGAGAGTTTCATTAGAGACTTTGAATCATTAGTTCGTTCCAAAGGCGCGGTGAGCTTTAAACATCAATATGTGAATCGTGGACGTATGGGTAATCAGATTTCAACTCGGGAAATGCTAAACAACTTTGATAAGTTGGAGTGACGCTTATTAGCATTAGCGTCAAGATAGTCAGATAGCGTAAAACAACATGTCTTACCTTATCAGGAATAATCCGTTATTTACTAAATTAGCAATACATATAACAAACTTCTGTCCAGAAACTTCTCGGCGTAATCCTAGCTAACAAACTCCTGCCCCATTAAACTATTTAGAGCTAATGCTCATAACACTTTCAGAAAACTGTGCATGCCCAAATTTTATAATGAGTCAGAAATTGTAGATCATTGAATGTTGAAAGGTCGCTCGCTAGACACACATAGTCATCACGCTATCGGATTGCGACGGCATTGCCCTGGGGTTATGCCAAATCTTTTCTTGAAAATCTTGCATAGATAGCTGATATCCCGAACACCCACTTCATCTGCAAGTTGGGCAAGGTCATGACTAGAATGTTTCAATCGCCAGTACACATGTTGTAAACGTAATTCTTGCCAATAATGACTCGCTGAAATCCTGAGCTTTTGATGAAATAAGCGGTCTAACTGTCGTCGACTAATCCCGATGAGCGCAGCAACCTGTTCTACGGTCATTGTCTGTTCCAAGTTTTCTTGCATCAAAGAAATCGCTCTATCCATATGACGATTCCTGTGTATTCCTTGCTCTGACGACTTTAGACGGTGTTGCATGCTACGATTTTCATCAACCAGCATATCCGCTAACCCTTTTTCTGCCTTTGCTTGACCGACATGCTTTTGCAAAATTGCCACCGCAAGGTCGATAGTTGCACTTCCTCCAGTGCAACTGATTAGCTTTTTATCAAAATGATAAAGCTGCTCATCTCTTACAATTACTTTAGGGTAGGTTGCTTTGAACTCACTATGGTGCCGCCAATGAACCACAATTTGATGACGGTTAAGTAGTCCTAACTCAGCTAGAGTAAAGCAAGCGTTATCAATGCTGACGATTGGTATTCCATTGGCGACAACATTTCGAACAAAAGAACGATAATAAGCGGCTTGCTGCTGAGATTCAGTTGCTGTGCGGCTACCAAAGAAAACCACATAGTCAAAATTCGCAGGCTTAACGTCACTAAAATCGAGGTCAACTCTGATGGGGATTCCGCTACTAGAAATGACTAATCCTTTGCTGTGAGACACAACTTTCCATGAGCAATATCGTTGTTGACTGTGATCCGCTTCATCTGCGGAGAATCGGAGTTTATCTAAGAAGCCACCAAACGGAAGCATGTTAAAGTTATTTAGAGGTATCAATAAGAATCGGACACCATTGTTTTCATTCATTTGTATTGAACCTTTGTCTAAATATTCATGTTTTACGTCCAGAATATACCATAGATAAACTGAGAACTGAGTGATACTAATCTCCCTTAAGTTCTCAATTTGCTGGTTGGTTATGACGTTTGAAATTTGGTGTGTCTTTGCTTTGTCTGCGCTCGGTCTTGCTTGTGTCCCAGGTCCTAACTCGCTTTTAGCACTCAGCCACGGTGCACGATATGGCTATAAGAAGACAATTTGGACAATATGTGGTGGCGTGAGTGGCTTTTTCATCTTGATTACGGTAGCTATGCTAGGTTTAGGTACTATCCTAGAAGCAAAACCTGAATTGATGGTAGGTCTTCAATGGCTGGGAGCATTATATCTTGCATGGTTAGGCTTCAAACTGTTCTTAGCGTCTGCAATTAGTATTGAGCAAACAACAACAGTGGTGTCCGTTCTTCCTAAAGAGCTATTTAAGCAAGGCTATTTCGCCGCATTGTCTAATCCGAAAGTCTTACTATTCTTTACAGCTTTTCTAGCTCAGTTTATTAACCCTGATGAGGCGTTTATCCCCCAATTTCTGGTAATAACATTCAGCTTTCTTTGTATTGAATTCGCCGTAGAGTATATCGTGGCAAGATTGGCGGATAAGGTTAAAACACTGCTCTTAGCCAATGGGCGAACCTTCAATCAGTGTTGTGGTTCGATTTTCTTGCTGTTAGCAGCAATAGCTGTTGTAAAGAGCCTCATTTAACTGAATAGATAAGCTGAACTTTGGGGCATTAATATTAAGTGTTGTACTTACTTGAGTTGCAACATTTTTGATATTGCAATGAGATTCTCCATACCGTAGCTAATATGTGTTTGCTCACTTAGCTAATATCGTTGAAACACGTTTGTCTACGGATGTTTCAGTTCACCCTGACCGAATCTGGTCGCTCCTGGAACAGTTCTAGTTGATAGCCAGACTTTATGTTGACCAACAACATCGAAGAGGAGGTCAACATGAGAAAGTTATCTTCGGGTAAATGCAGCGGCATTAAAAGACCATTCAAGTTAGAAGAGATTTGGCGAATCAGAACTAGGCTAGAACTTGAAAACGACCTAATGCAGCTTGCACTACTGAACCTAGCCATTGATAGCAAGTTAAGGGCAAGTGATCTATTAAAACTCCACTTATATGATGTTTCTTCGCAAGGAGTAATCTATGAGAGGGTTCAATGCATCTAGCAAAAAACAGGTACCGATGTACACTATGAGATTACTCCGCGAACGCAACAGAGTATTAGCCGGTGGGTTTACTCAGAAAACCTAGAGGCAAGCAGTTTTCTATTTCCAAGCAGTCGCCGTAAAGGCCAACCCATCAGCTATTCGCTTTATCGTACGATTATCAGGAGCTGGGCTGTGAAGCTTGGTTTGAATGCGGACTATTATGGTACGCATTCTATGCGTCGTACTAAAGCTACTCTGATTTACGCCAGAACAAAAAACATACGAGCGGTACAAATCTTACTCGGTCATTCGAAGCTAGATAACACTATTAGATACCTTGGCGTTGAACTAGAAGATGCTCTGAGACTCTCAGAGCAAACGGATTGCTAGAAAGATTAATACAGGCTTTTCATGTCTCTGAGAAGCCTGTGCCCCTTTCCGTGTTGAGACCACATACGGACGTCCGATGATAGTTGCCATTTTGACTAAATTAAATTCATGTATACATGAAGACAAAACCGTCCTTAAAGACGGCAACGTTTACAATGTGGTAGCCTAAATACTTTATAGTTTTCTTCTACTTTTAGTGAGCCATGTAATGACTGCTTCAATCATCTCAAGGTTTCCGAGTCTTATTCGAGTTGGACATGTTCATCATTTTAAAAAGAAAGAAACGTTGCTCAATGAAGGCGATATCTGCGATTCGGTCTATATTATCGAGAAGGGCTGCGTCAGATCTTGGTTTAATGGTGATGGTCATGATGTGACTTTTCAGTTCTTCTTTGAAGGGGATATAGTCACTTCTTTCGAAAGCCTTAAGCGCAACCTCCCTGCTTTGTACAATATTGAAACTATTACAGAGGCTCGTTTACGCGTTATGTCTAAGAATGAGCTAGTTCAATTACTCGATAACGATAGCAGCATAAAACAGGCGGTTGATGACTACATTGCAGAGCGTTTGTACCACTACCAAGCGCTTTTCATCTCTCGGATAAAGAATAATCCACAGCAAAGATATGAAGAGCTACTCAACCTTCAACCTGATATCTTTGATAAAGTTCCTCATCACTACATAGCGACATACTTAGGTATGACACCTGTGTCGTTAAGTCGAATCAAAGCAAAAAATAAGTGATCCGTTAACAATTGTTAAGGCTGTAAATCTTTCTATCGATAAAGTGTTCCCAACTTATGACAATAAAAGGTGAACACAACATGAATACAAAAAATCTGAAAGTAGGTTTTATCGGTCTTGGTAAAATGGGATCGGGTATCTGTGAAAATATTCAAAAAGCGGGATACCAATTAACGGTTTACAACAGAACGATATCGAAGACTAAGCCGTTTCTGGCGCGAGGTGCAATGGTCGCTCACAGTATCAAAGAACTCGTTGAGCAATCCGATATCATTTTTACCAGCCTGTTAGATGACCATTCCATTATTGAGTTATCTCTTGCTAAAAATGGCATTCTTGATTCAAGGACAACGGGGAAAATCCATGTTGGACTAACGACAATTCAACCCTCAACAGCAGATAATCTGAAATCAGAGCATGAAAAACGTGGTTGCCAATATATTGCAGCCCCTGTTGTTGGACGTCCTGATGCAGCGGCGGCGGGTCAGCTTATTACCTTCCTTGCAGGAGAGCCGTCAGCTATAGAAGTTGCTCAACCGATAATAGAGTCGTATACAGTGAAACAAGTATCTGTTGGTAACACTGCTAGCTCAGCTAATGGAATGAAAATATGTGTGAATTATATGGCTATGGCGCAACTCTCAATGTTGGGTGAAGTATTTACATTCGCAGAGAAAAGTCAGCTAGATAAAAGACAAGTGTTGGCTGTTGCTCAAATGTTTTTTGCAGGAAATGAAGCCATGAGTTCCTATGCAGAAAAAATAGCAGCGAGAGATTTTGACACGGTTGGTTTCGATCTTACTGCGGGTTTAAAAGACGCATTAATATTCGAAACCGCGTTCACTGCTTGTGGTGTAAAACCGTCAGCAATTCTGGGGGCCAAAGATAACTTAGTCGCAGCAAATGCAAATGGACTAGGGCAAAAAGACTGGAGCGCATTGACTGAGATATCTCGACAACTCGCGGGACTAATTGACTAAGTGTTTACCTTAACTACGTTAGCGCAGTCCGTCTAACGTAGTTGTTCTACATTCGCACTTAGAACAGTTATCGTTCTTGTATCTAATGTCGGTTTTACAATAATTATTCTAATGATACTGTTGATTTTAGTTCGATTTAACTTTGCACTTAATAAAAATTTCATTTAACCAGTTGATTTAATAGATAATAAACTTTAATAAAGAAAAGTGTATCTATTATGTGTACATAGTGTATAGTGACGTCAGCTCAAATGGTGAGCTATTAGTAATATATTTAGTTCAAGATCTTCTCAGTTTTTATTCGATTAAATTCGTCATATCTATCCTGCGATACCTTTTTCTTCATTCCTTATTTAGTAGCTTTCTTTTTAATTCATTCAATGTATCGAGATATATTATGTCAAATAAAACAACTGGCTCAGTAAAATGGTTTAACGAAACTAAAGGCTTTGGATTTATCACTCCAGATAACGGTGGTGCTGACCTATTCGTTCATTTCCGATCAATTGCTAGCGAAGGTTTCAAAACATTAGCTGAAGGCCAAAAGGTTTCTTTTAATGTTGAACAAGGTAACAAAGGACCACAAGCTGGCAACGTTACTTTAGTATAATGATTATTTAAAAGATCTCTTCGTTAGGAGAGATCTTTTTTCTTTAAGTTTAATAAGGAGTCCGATGACTCGAAAAAATAATCGAAAGACATATTGGTATTATGTTCTGCGTGAACAGAGAATAACCAAAGGACAAAAAAATAATTGTTCGTTATAAAATACTCTCTTCATCATGGCGATATTTCTTGGTCTGCTACCATACATCAGTTAAACAGTGATGTTCTAAAACGCCATATTCTTCCTAAATTGCATGCCAGTCAGTTTGACCTCAATTTTTCATTTTGTGAACTTGAAAACTCTGGTCAAATTAAAGACTCATACGGAAATGTTTTGGGGAATTTTCATATCAAAACTAAAGAAGGAGCCTGAACTTTGAAAAAGCCATCGACGAAGACTGAGTCCAAAACGGACAAAAGTAAGAGTTCTATTACAGATGAAAGTTCTAATAGTATTCATAAGATTAGAAAAAAAATAGAAAACATTTTGTTAGAACGAGAAGAAAAAAAACTTTGGGATCTATAAGGTAAGTAGTGATATGAGAAAACCAGTAAAAAAATCAAGTAAAAAAACTCAGAAAAATAACTTCGAAGAACGATTTGCTGTTATGGTCAAAGAATATCAAGAAGCAAAAGAAATTCTGGAAACTATGACATTAGGTTCATCAGAGTATATAACTCAGAAAAAAGTATGCGATAAACTATTTGCAAGTGCTGAACGATATATTAATAGAAATTAACCATTCTAAAAATTTCTTCTACTCGATATAAATTCGTAATAGCTGGCTTAATCCGTGCTTATCTAATTTAGAAAATCCCTGATGCACGAATATCCCTGAGTGTCCAAATACACCCTGTCCAGTTGTGAACGAAACTGTAATCGTTGTAGTCTTTAGCCAAACTTTATGTTGACCAATAGCACCTAAGAGGAGGTCAACATGAGAAAGCTATCTTCAGGAAAATGTAGCGGCATAAAAAGGCCATTTAAGCTTGAAGAAATCTGGCGAATCAGAACCAGACTTGAGCTTGAGAATGACTTGATGCAGCTAGCTCTGCTAAATTTAGCCATTGATAGCAAGTTAAGAGCGAGTGATCTACTAAAACTTCACGTATATGATGTTTCTTCGCAAGGCGTGATTTACGAAAGGGTTCAATGCATTCAGCAAAAAACGGGAACTGCTGTACACTCTGAAATAACGCCTAGAACACAACAAAGTATAAGTCGATGGATTCACGCTGCATCCCTAGAAGCAAGCTGATTTTTGTTTCCAAGTTGTCGACGCAAAGGGCGACCTATCAGTTACTCATTTTATCGTTCGATTATCAGGCGTTGGGCTGTAAAACTTGGGTTGAATGCAGACTATTATGGGACTCATTCAATGCGTCGTACCAAAGCTACTTTGATCTATGCCAGAACAAAAAACATCAGGGCGGTACAGCTTTTACTTGGGCATTCAAAGCTGGATAATACGATTCGTTACCTTGGTGTTGAACTGGAAGATGCTTTGAGGCTTTCAGAGCAAACGGACTGCTAGAGCCATTCATACAGGCTTTTCTCTACAGTTGAAAAGCCTGTGCCCCGTTCCTTGCCAGCAACCTTTTACCTCACAAATCACATTGAGGTGGTTTGACCTACTTCTTCTAATCAGCATAGTGCCTATGAAAGTGGGGTCTTACCAACTTAGCCAACTAGTTCGAATAGGCCGTCTTATTTCTATTTTTTAACCTACCGAAGAAACGTGTTCTCTGTTAGAGTCACCGTCAACTACGCTATTGAATAAAGACACTCACAGATCGCATGTCATTGATGGATTTTTATTCACCCTTAGAACTCATTTTAG includes:
- a CDS encoding LysR family transcriptional regulator; amino-acid sequence: MRIEPSLLSSLTWFAHIARHHSFTKAASEMGVTRAALSQHLKALEQQLQVRLINRTTRSMSLTEEGQRLLDILQPSLTSIEQIVNELNESHVEPSGLIRISVSRTAARLLIEPHLGEFLSRYPKIRLELIMDDGFSNIVAEGVDAGIRLGISLDEHMVAVPITPPLTTAIVGSPDYFKRNGIPEKPEDLETHNCLAYRFTSSGTIDHWSLTSPDIEKHTVVFEPKGNAVFNDDHSMLQAAIQGVGLVKHIDLWVEKHINEGRLTRVLTPWCKSFPGFYLYVPSREHMPKKIRVLMDFLIEKRELLKLKE
- a CDS encoding alpha/beta hydrolase, translating into MSKVTFKNLNGQGIEISAVINFPKDFDATKQYAAVVVSHPGGGVKEQTAGLYASKLAENGLIAIAFDRSYQGESTGQPRQMENPYISTEDVSAVVDYLTTLEYVDNDKIGAMGICAGAGYSANAAINDRRIKALGMVSAVNIGQMFRNGWDNSVNDGDAVGYLEFGSNARTTDANGSEFAIIPLAPMREEDAPNAELREAWEYYHTPRCEHPNAPGFALTRNLNQIITYDAYHKAEAFLTQPILAVVGSEAGSKWMSDDLLGRAASADKTLYVIDGANHMSLYDVAEYVDDAVSQLSSFFQRSL
- a CDS encoding alpha/beta hydrolase — encoded protein: MDTQKITFRNADMAWDMTALVLFPEGFNESKRYPTMISVHPFGSCKEQTSSAVYGKALAELGYVVIAFDASFQGESGGLPRYLEDPSQRVEDISRVIDYAVTLRYVDENRIGGLGICGGGGYIINSALTEKRLKAVVGITPVNLGRLFREGFSMYDPIANLEAMAAQRTAEARGSELQINELLPPSVEFAEENGLTERDVFEATEYYKTPRGQAEGGATRMLFSHAQKTLSWDAFAFAETLLTQPVMAVVGQKIGAFGAYRDGQEIYGRSVQSQDRQLVNLKNWSHYELYDHPEAVSMAMDKVSAFLEKHLK
- a CDS encoding flavodoxin family protein; translated protein: MTRWIIVIAVLAIVAVFAVAFVVTRVENSQFSKNKLLTQVGSRPVATQSKVAVVVFSRSGSTGVLANHIADKKNGHLYEITADEYDLGIPGWISALKDARSNIADISPETIDLSTYETVYLGSPIWLYSPAPPIWQFAKNSDFTGKGVVLFNTFNSKFEESFIRDFESLVRSKGAVSFKHQYVNRGRMGNQISTREMLNNFDKLE
- a CDS encoding GlxA family transcriptional regulator — protein: MNENNGVRFLLIPLNNFNMLPFGGFLDKLRFSADEADHSQQRYCSWKVVSHSKGLVISSSGIPIRVDLDFSDVKPANFDYVVFFGSRTATESQQQAAYYRSFVRNVVANGIPIVSIDNACFTLAELGLLNRHQIVVHWRHHSEFKATYPKVIVRDEQLYHFDKKLISCTGGSATIDLAVAILQKHVGQAKAEKGLADMLVDENRSMQHRLKSSEQGIHRNRHMDRAISLMQENLEQTMTVEQVAALIGISRRQLDRLFHQKLRISASHYWQELRLQHVYWRLKHSSHDLAQLADEVGVRDISYLCKIFKKRFGITPGQCRRNPIA
- a CDS encoding LysE family translocator encodes the protein MTFEIWCVFALSALGLACVPGPNSLLALSHGARYGYKKTIWTICGGVSGFFILITVAMLGLGTILEAKPELMVGLQWLGALYLAWLGFKLFLASAISIEQTTTVVSVLPKELFKQGYFAALSNPKVLLFFTAFLAQFINPDEAFIPQFLVITFSFLCIEFAVEYIVARLADKVKTLLLANGRTFNQCCGSIFLLLAAIAVVKSLI
- a CDS encoding Crp/Fnr family transcriptional regulator gives rise to the protein MTASIISRFPSLIRVGHVHHFKKKETLLNEGDICDSVYIIEKGCVRSWFNGDGHDVTFQFFFEGDIVTSFESLKRNLPALYNIETITEARLRVMSKNELVQLLDNDSSIKQAVDDYIAERLYHYQALFISRIKNNPQQRYEELLNLQPDIFDKVPHHYIATYLGMTPVSLSRIKAKNK
- a CDS encoding NAD(P)-dependent oxidoreductase, which produces MNTKNLKVGFIGLGKMGSGICENIQKAGYQLTVYNRTISKTKPFLARGAMVAHSIKELVEQSDIIFTSLLDDHSIIELSLAKNGILDSRTTGKIHVGLTTIQPSTADNLKSEHEKRGCQYIAAPVVGRPDAAAAGQLITFLAGEPSAIEVAQPIIESYTVKQVSVGNTASSANGMKICVNYMAMAQLSMLGEVFTFAEKSQLDKRQVLAVAQMFFAGNEAMSSYAEKIAARDFDTVGFDLTAGLKDALIFETAFTACGVKPSAILGAKDNLVAANANGLGQKDWSALTEISRQLAGLID
- the cspE gene encoding transcription antiterminator/RNA stability regulator CspE — translated: MSNKTTGSVKWFNETKGFGFITPDNGGADLFVHFRSIASEGFKTLAEGQKVSFNVEQGNKGPQAGNVTLV